Within Calditrichota bacterium, the genomic segment GCAACCTTGCTCCAAGGTGCGGAAGCGTTCTTCCTGGATGGCGGTGAAGTGAACAAACACTTCCAGGCCATGCTCATCTTCGATGAACCCATAGCCCTTGGTCGC encodes:
- a CDS encoding cold shock domain-containing protein gives rise to the protein MRRGRVKWFDATKGYGFIEDEHGLEVFVHFTAIQEERFRTLEQGCEVYFASVSGEKGPKAIKVIKVKASQ